The DNA window ATTATAGACCAGACTGAAGCCATGGTCACAATCGATGTCAACACCGGCCGGTTTGTTGGAAGCCGCGATCAGGAATATACAATTTTCCAGACCAACCTGCAGGCGGCCAAAGAGATTGCTCGCCAGATCCGACTTCGCGATATCGGCGGGTTGATTGTCTGCGATTTCATAGACATGTACAACCGCGATAACCGCCGCAAACTCTACGAAGAATTCAAAAATGCCTTTCGCTATGATCGTGCCAAAAGGGCGATAAATCCGGTGACGGAATTTGGTCTTATTGAGATGACCCGAGAACGGGTACGTCCGTCGCACATGACAACCCTCTCTGAGCCATGTCCTCACTGTGCCGGGGTCGGACGGGTGATGTCAAAGGAGAATCTGACGACAAAAATCGAACGATGGTTCATGCGGGCAAGAGCGGCAAAAAAATTCAGACAGTTTCATTTGGTCGTGTCGCCTGATTTGGCGAGCACCCTTGCCGAAAACGGTATTGACCGCTTGAGCAGAATTATGCAGGCCCATAAGTTTACGATAAACCTGATTCGGGACACAACCCTCCCACAGCAGGAGTTTAAGGTCTACAATGCAGACGACAACAGCGATATCAGCCAGACTTACCAGGTGTGACGGTTCGTACATTCCACGTTTGTCGCTTGAAAGCCTCAAGAAATGCCGTAAATACCAGTAGTATGAAGGCGTTTTTCTTCTCCACACTGCCCTTTTGTGCGTATCATATAGTATGACATCAGACACACTTGGGAAAAATGAGATAGAAATCAAGCTCCAGCTTGGCTCCTTTACGAACTATTTGAGACTGTTAGGAGCCTTGGGGCCGCTTGATGGGGAGCGACAGCAGTTGAATGCGTTCTTTGATACCCCCAATCGGACGCTTGCTCTGAATGGCTGGGCGTTGCGCGTCAGAATCGAGTCATCCATCGCGGACCGCCAAATTCACCAAACGACTTCATTTGTCACACTCAAAAGCCTGCCTGCCGATGCCAGTATGACGGTTGTTAGACAAGAAATAGAGTCAGAAATAGACTATACCGTGGGAAAATCGATAGTCAACGGCGAAAAAAGTATTCTCTCTTTATTGGCTGATCCGGTTCGGACTATCAGCAGAATGTTTAAGCTCGATAGTCTTATCAAAATTGTCGAGTTTTCAAACACAAGGCTTGAGAAGAAGTATATGATCGATGGGCACGAATATCTGCTTGAAATAGACAAAACCGAATACGATGACCACTCCTGCGACTATGAGTTGGAAATTGAGATTGAATCGACTGAAGAATCCAAACCTATCATCATGACACTCGAAAAACTCTTCAGGTCGCATGGCATCCCCTTTGAGCATCAAGTGGAAAGTAAACTCGTCCGAGCCTTGGCTAAATCCGG is part of the Candidatus Zixiibacteriota bacterium genome and encodes:
- a CDS encoding CYTH domain-containing protein, yielding MTSDTLGKNEIEIKLQLGSFTNYLRLLGALGPLDGERQQLNAFFDTPNRTLALNGWALRVRIESSIADRQIHQTTSFVTLKSLPADASMTVVRQEIESEIDYTVGKSIVNGEKSILSLLADPVRTISRMFKLDSLIKIVEFSNTRLEKKYMIDGHEYLLEIDKTEYDDHSCDYELEIEIESTEESKPIIMTLEKLFRSHGIPFEHQVESKLVRALAKSGMLPS